The sequence ATCACCATAAAGCGACGCTAACCCGGCATTATCGCATGGAACCCGCCGCCACCACGCACGAACTCGCGCGGCCAAGGTACCGCCTGCCCGGCCGCGCACTGCCGCCCGCTCACTTGTCCTCCGGTACCGTCAGGCCGACGAAGTTGCTCTGCTCGCCGCGGCGCACCAGCAACAGCACCGTGCTGCCGGCCTTCACGCCCTTGGTCGCCGCCTCGAACTCGGCCACGCTGCCGATCTTCTGCTGGTTGACCATCAGGATAACGTCACCGGCGCGCAGGCCAGCCTGCGCCGCCACCGGCCCCGTGATGTCGCCGATCACCACACCCTGCCCCGGCTTCAGTCCCAGTTGCGTGCGGGTGTCGTTGTCGATCGACTGCACGGTCAGGCCCAGCGCGGCCGAACCGCTGCGGCTCGACGAGGGCATGGCGCCCTGGTTGTTCACCGCAGTCTTGTCGCGCGAGGCTTCGCTGATGGTGACATCCAGCGTCTGCTTCTTGCCGTTGCGCAGAATTTCCACCGGCACCTTGCTGCCCGGCTTGGTCATGCCCACCAGCGGCGGCAGGTCCGCCGCCTGCTGCAGCGGCTGACCGTTGTAGGCCAGGATGATGTCGCCGGGCTGGATGCCGGCCTTCGCCGCACCACTGCCGGGGCTGACGTCGACCACGGCGGCGCCCGCGCCATTCTCCAGGTGGAAGGCCTTGACGATGTCGTCGTCGACCGGCTGCATGGTCACGCCAAGCATGCCGCGCGAGACGTAACCCTTGCTCTTGAGCTGCTGCACGGCATTCATCGCCACGTCGATCGGGATCGAGAACGACACGCCGAGGTAGTCGCCGGTGTTGGAATAGATCTGCGAATTGATGCCGACCACGCGGCCCTGCAGGTCGAACAGCGGGCCACCGGAATTGCCGCGGTTGATCGGCACGTCGGTCTGGATGAACGAGGTGTATGGCTGGTCGCGCTGGCCCAGGTTGCGGCCCACCGCGCTGACGATGCCCTGGGTGACGGTGTAGTCGAAGCCGAACGGCGAACCGATCGCCAGCACCCACTGGCCGGGCTTCAGGCTGCGCGAATCGCCGAGGGTCACCGCCGGCAGCGCGCCGCCGGCATCCACCTTGAGCAGGGCGATGTCGTAGGTCGGGTCGGTGCCGATTACCCGGGCAGTCAGCGTGCGCCGGTCCTGCAGGCGCACGGTCACTTTGTCGGCGTGGTCGACCACGTGATTGTTGGTGAGGATGTAGCCGTCACTGGAAATGATGAAGCCCGAGCCCAGCGAGGTGTGTTTCTGTTCCTGCGGCGACGGCATCATCGGCATGCCGAAGAAGCGTCGCAGGATCTCCGCCTGCGGATCATCCGGCATGCCCTGGCCGGGCATCATCTGTCCGCCCGCACTGCGACTGTCGCCCTGCCGCTCGCCGTTGTAGCGGGCTTCGACATGCACTACGGCCGGTGCGTTCTTCTGCACGATCCCGGTGAAGTCCGGCAGCGCCGCCACAGTCGGCACCTGCGCCTGCAGCGTGCCGGTACCGGCGATGCCCAGCAGTGCGCAGCACGCCAGGTTGCGCAAGATGGAATGGTTCATGGCTCCTCCTTGGTTGATTTCAGCCAACAGGCTTCAAGTGGATGGATGACACGGGTGGCGCCGTGCCCGCTCGGGACACATGCCACCGATCGACCCGTGCGACGGGTCGATGGAGGCGAAAACTGGTGAGGACAAGCCGCGGGCAATCACGCGCGGCCGTGCTTATTGCGCGACGGCGGAAGCCCGGCGCGAGGTAGCCGGCGCAACCTGCTGCTCCGGGTCGAGCAGCAGCAGGTAGCTGCCGTCGTTGTTGTCGAGCGTCCGGTAACGGGGCATCGACGGGTAAGCAGACAGGCGCTGGGCATAGGCCGACTGGCCCTGGCCGAACGGCGCACCGAAGGTGGCCGAGGCCTGCTGGCTGAGCAGTCCGGCGGAATTGCCGCTGAGCCATGGCGGCACCGTGGCGGGAGCGGCCGGCTTGTTAGCCGGTGCGGTGGCAGCGGCGACCGCACTGGCCTGCCGGGTGGTCGATGCAGTCAGGCGCTCGGCATCGCCGGTCGGTTGGCCGATCATCAGGGCAGCGGCAGCCACGCTGGCAGCGATCGCGCCACCGGTGGACCAGCGCAGCCAGTGGTTGCGCCGGGCCGATGCCGCGACGGGCTTCGACTCCTGCTCGATCGCCAGCATCACCCGCGCGGAAAAACCGGCTCCGGCCAGCGGCGGCAACTGCTGGCGCAGGCTGTCACGGGCGATGTGGTAGCGGCCCCAGGCCTGCTGCAGCGAGGCATCGTGATCGAGCCGGCGCAGCAGGAAACGCAGCTGCTCCTTCGACAACTCGCCATCGATGCCCGCGGAAAGACTTTCCCGGGTGTCCTGATTCATGCCTGCCTGATTCATGTCTGATCCTCGCGGTCCGACAACAGGGGCCGCAGCTTCTCGTCGATCGCCTCGCGCGCCCGGAAGATGCGCGAACGCACCGTACCGATCGGGCAGCCCATCGCTTCGGCGATTTCATCGTAGCTGAGGCCATCCACTTCGCGCAGCGTAATGGCGGTCCGCAGCTCTTCGGGCAGGGCTTGGACAGTGGAAAACACGGATTGTTCAATTTCCTGGCGCATCAGCTCGCGCTCGGGCGTGGCGCTGTCGTGCATGCGCTCGGCGCCGGCCATGAACTCGGCGTCGTCGGCATCAATGTCGCCGGATGGCGGGCGCCGCCCCATCGCCACCAGGTGGTTCTTGGCGGTGTTCACCGCGATCTTGTACAGCCAGGTGTAGAACGCGCTGTCGCCGCGGAACGAGCCGATCGCCCGCCACGCCCGGATGAACGACTCCTGCGCGATGTCCTCGCACTCGGCGTGGCTCCTCACGTAGCGCGAGACCAGCCCGATCACCTTGTGCTGGTATTTGCGCACCAGCAGGTCGAAGGCCCGCTTGTCTCCCTGCTGGACCCGCTCGACCAGCGCGCGATCCAGTTCGTTTTCGCCCGTACGGGCCGTATCCGTCGTCAATGCCGTCTTCCGCTGCGGGAGCTTGTTTTGAACTGAACGCGGCGCTCAGACCACAGTCTGTTGCCCGAGTTCAGCATGCACCTGGGTATCGTCTTCACCATAACGCACAGCCTGTTGGCAGGTTGTCATGCCTGGCCAGGCACCCCGGACCCGTGACGGGCCGGATCAGTTATGGGGACGTCCGCCGCCGGCTCAAGCCGGCTCGGCCACCCGCGCCTCCAGCAGGCGCTGGCGCTCGGCCAGCAGCTTGTCGAAACTGGCCGGCGGCAGCGGGCGGCAGAACAGGTAGCCCTGCAACTCGTCGCAACCGTGCTGGCGCAGGAACTGCAGGTGCTGCTCGATCTCCACGCCTTCCGCCACCACGGCCCGTTTCAGCCGGTGCGCCATCTCGATGGTGGCGCGCACGATCGCCTCGTCGTCGGGGTCCACCCCGATGTTGCGCACGAAGCTCTGGTCGATCTTGATGCGGTCGGCCGGCAGCCGGCGCAGGTAGTCCAGCGAGGCGGCGCCGGTGCCGAAATCGTCGATCGCGATGTGGCAGCCCAGCCGGTGCAGCGCGTGCAGGTTCTCGACCAGGTTCGGCGCTTCCTTGATGCTGATGCTCTCGGTGACCTCCATTTCCAGCAGGGTGGGATCGAGCCCGGTTTCGCGCAGCACGGTGGCCACGGTGTCGAGCAGTTGCGGCTCCATCAGCTGCACCGCGGACAGGTTCACGCCCAGGCGCAGGCGCAGGCCGTAGTGCTGCTCCCACTCCTTCGCCTGGTGACAGGCCGTGCGCATCACCCACTCGCCGATCGAGACGATCAGGCCAGTCTCCTCGGCCAGCGGGATGAACACCGCCGGGCTGATCATGCCCAGTTCGGGATGCTCCCAGCGCACCAGCGCCTCCATCCCCATGATGTCTTCGGTCTCGGTGTTGACCTGTGGCTGGTAGACCACGCGCAGCTCGCCGTTGCCCTCGGCATGGCGCAAGCGCGTCTTCAGCGCCATGCCGTGCTGCTGGGCGTACTCCGGGCTGACCTCGTAGATCTGGAACGTGTTGCGACCCTGGTGCTTGGCCGCGTACATCGCCTCGTC is a genomic window of Rhodanobacter thiooxydans containing:
- a CDS encoding Do family serine endopeptidase; protein product: MNHSILRNLACCALLGIAGTGTLQAQVPTVAALPDFTGIVQKNAPAVVHVEARYNGERQGDSRSAGGQMMPGQGMPDDPQAEILRRFFGMPMMPSPQEQKHTSLGSGFIISSDGYILTNNHVVDHADKVTVRLQDRRTLTARVIGTDPTYDIALLKVDAGGALPAVTLGDSRSLKPGQWVLAIGSPFGFDYTVTQGIVSAVGRNLGQRDQPYTSFIQTDVPINRGNSGGPLFDLQGRVVGINSQIYSNTGDYLGVSFSIPIDVAMNAVQQLKSKGYVSRGMLGVTMQPVDDDIVKAFHLENGAGAAVVDVSPGSGAAKAGIQPGDIILAYNGQPLQQAADLPPLVGMTKPGSKVPVEILRNGKKQTLDVTISEASRDKTAVNNQGAMPSSSRSGSAALGLTVQSIDNDTRTQLGLKPGQGVVIGDITGPVAAQAGLRAGDVILMVNQQKIGSVAEFEAATKGVKAGSTVLLLVRRGEQSNFVGLTVPEDK
- a CDS encoding sigma-E factor negative regulatory protein; the protein is MNQAGMNQDTRESLSAGIDGELSKEQLRFLLRRLDHDASLQQAWGRYHIARDSLRQQLPPLAGAGFSARVMLAIEQESKPVAASARRNHWLRWSTGGAIAASVAAAALMIGQPTGDAERLTASTTRQASAVAAATAPANKPAAPATVPPWLSGNSAGLLSQQASATFGAPFGQGQSAYAQRLSAYPSMPRYRTLDNNDGSYLLLLDPEQQVAPATSRRASAVAQ
- the rpoE gene encoding RNA polymerase sigma factor RpoE; its protein translation is MTTDTARTGENELDRALVERVQQGDKRAFDLLVRKYQHKVIGLVSRYVRSHAECEDIAQESFIRAWRAIGSFRGDSAFYTWLYKIAVNTAKNHLVAMGRRPPSGDIDADDAEFMAGAERMHDSATPERELMRQEIEQSVFSTVQALPEELRTAITLREVDGLSYDEIAEAMGCPIGTVRSRIFRAREAIDEKLRPLLSDREDQT